TCTACAGGTTTAAAAGAATATGCAAAAGCCGATTTATTAGCTTTTCAAAATAAAGATAAAGAAGCTATTACGTTTTTGAAAACTGTAATAATAAAATATAAAGGACAACCTATTGAAGATGAAGCTTTGTTTAAACAAGCGAGTCTTTTTATCAAACAGCAAAAATATGAGGATGCTATTTTAAATTACAACAAAATAGTTACTTTGGATAAAAAAGGAATTTATGTGGATGATGTTTATTATCAAATGGCAGAATTATATAACACGAAATTAAATAACCCTGAAAAGGCGAAAGAATACTATCAAAAGATTATTTTTGACCACGCTTCTAGCATCTATTTAATTGATGCTCGTAAGAAGTTTAGACAACTAAGAGGAGACCAATTATAATTAAGAAAAATAGATATGTATATATATAATGTTACAATAAATATTGACGAAAGCGTACACCAAGAATGGCTAGTTTGGATTAAAGATCATATTCCTAATGTTTTGGCTACAGGTAATTTTTTAAGTGCAAAATTAACCGCTGTTTTAGTTGAAGAAGAAATGGGAGGAGCAACTTATTCTGTTCAATATACCGCTAAAACACGTGAAGATTTAGATGCATATTATGACAATCATGCTGATGAACTTCGTGCAGCTAGTTTTAAGAAATTTGGCGATAAAATGTTAGCTTTTCGTACCGAATTAAAAGTTATTAATGAATTTTTTCCTACAGTAATAAATAACTAAAATACTGTAATCTGATTTATGAAATATAAGCTATCTTTTTAAAGCTTATTTCTAACCCTTTTTTATCTTAATTAATAACATGACTGTAAGAGCAAAAAAACATTTAGGACAACATTTTTTAACCGATGAAGATATCGCTAAAAAAATAGCCGATGCATTAATTGGAAAAGGCTACGATAATGTATTAGAAATTGGTCCTGGAATGGGCGTTTTAACTAAATATTTATTAGAAAGAGAAACTAAAACTACCGTAATGGAAATCGATTATGATTCTGTTGCCTATTTAAAAGATACTTTTCCGTTAGAACATATTAAATTAGATACTACTGCCAAAAAATTTGAAATAATCGAAGGTGATTTTTTAAAGAAAAATTTAAAAGATTTTTTTAAAGAAAAACAAGTAGCTATTATTGGTAATTTTCCGTATAATATTTCTACACAAATTGTTTTTAAAGCTATTGAATATAGAGATTTTGTTCCTGAATTTGCAGGAATGTTTCAAAAAGAAGTAGCTAAAAGAATCGCTGAAAAAGAGGGAAGTAAAGTCTATGGAATTATGTCGGTGTTAACACAAGCTTTCTACGATGTAGAATACTTATTTACCGTACCTCCTACTGTTTTTAATCCGCCACCAAAAGTAGATTCTGGTGTTATCAGATTAACCAGAAAAGAAGATTATAGCTTACCTGTTGATGAAAAATTATTTTTTAGAGTAGTAAAAACAGCTTTTAATCAACGAAGAAAAATGTTACGTTCTAGTTTAAAATCATTCAATATTTCTGATGCTTTAAAAGAGGATCCTATATTTACAATGCGTCCCGAACAATTATCAGTACAACGATTTATAGAATTGACCGATAAAATAGCAAAAGATGGCATTTGAAATTACCCAAGACCTTCTTAGTAACGTAGCGCAGTATATTGAAAGTAAAAATAACGCTGCTCTTAATCAACTTTTTAAAGAAATTCACCATGCTGATATTGCTGAAATATTAGACGAATTACCCTTTGAAGAAGCTGTTTATATTATCCGTTTATTAGATAGTGAAACAACATCAGAAGTACTGATGGATGTTGATGATGATGTTCGTGAAAAAATACTAGAACAATTAACCGCTAAAGAAATTGCGGAAGAAATTGATGAACTTGATACCGATGATGCTGCCGATGTAATTTCCGAACTTTCTGATAAAAGGAAAAAAGCGGTAATGCAAGAAATTGAAGACGAAGAACATGCAAAAGAAATTGTAGAGTTATTACGTTATTCTGAAAATTCTGCAGGTGGTTTAATGGCTAAAGAGCTTGTTAAGGTTAATGAAAACTGGACAATTTCTCGCTGTGAAAAAGAAATGCGAGTTCAAGCAGAAGAAGTTACTCGTGTACACTCAATATATGTAATTGATGATAGTGGTAAGTTAAAAGGTCGTTTATCTTTAAAAGACTTATTAATGGCTTCTACAAAGGCTACTATTGCCGAAGTGTACATACCAAAAGTAGATTTTGTAAACGTTACAGATGAAGCAGAAGATGTTGCCAATATCATGCGAAAATATGATTTAGAAGCAATACCTGTTGTTGATGAATTAGGCGTTTTAGTTGGTAGAATTACCATTGATGATATTGTTGATGTAATTAAAGAAGAAGCTGATAAAGATTATCAATTAGCCGCAGGTATTACACAAGATGTAGAAGCTGATGATACTATTTGGGAATTAACACGAGCACGTTTACCTTGGCTTTTCTTAGGATTACTTGGTGGGGTTGGTGCTGCAAGTATTATGGGATTTTTTGAAGATGCAATGGTTGACAATGCCATTTTATTTATGTTTACACCTTTAATAGCGGCAATGGCTGGTAATGTTGGAGTACAATCTTCAGCAATTATAGTGCAAGGTTTAGCGAATGATGATGTAAAAGGAAGTATTGGTAATAGACTATTAAAAGAAATTTCTTTAGCAATGGTAAATGGATTAGCATTGGCTATTTTACTTTTCTTTTTTATCTTTATTACAGAACAAGATATAAAAGTAGCAACGGCTATTTCTATATCTCTTTTTGTGGTGATAATTGTAGCGGGTTTAATAGGAACTTTTATTCCTTTATTTTTAGATAAAAGAGGTATTGATCCTGCAATTGCTACAGGACCATTTATTACCACTAGTAATGATATTTTTGGAATCCTTATTTACTTTGGAATCGCTAAAATGATTATTGGTTTTTAATTGTTTTTTCTGGCGTAATTTTATCTAATAAGTTATCAATTTCATCTTTAGGGATAAAACTTTTTAACATAATTAGCGTTCCGAAAATAATCAATAAAACACCCATTCCTTTTTTTATTCGATAAATAACTAAAGGCGTTAGTTTACTTTTTAATTGTTTTGCTAATAATATTTTACCTAAATCTGTTAGAGCATAGCCAAAAAGTATGGTAGTAAAATACCAGAATATAGCAGTCGGATCCATATTTAATGTGGGTCCTACAACTATAACAACACCTAGCCAAGTCGCCAAAACACCAACATTTATAAAATTTAACGCAAAACCTTTTAACATTAGTTTTCCGTAATTATTAGTTGCTGAAATTTGAACTTCAGTAATTTCTCCTTCTTTTTTATTGCTTTTATCAAAAAAAGTGATAAAACCATATATAATCAAAATAAGCCCACCAACCAGAAATAAACGAGGGTCATCTTTAATTTTTTCTAATAAACTTCTACTTCCAAAATAAGCAATTAGCATAAAAGTAATATCACCTAAAATAACGCCTATATCAAAAGAAATTGCAGCACGAGCACCTTTTAATATACTTGTTTTAATAAGCATAAAAAAAACAGGTCCTATCATAAAAGACATGATAAAACCTATTATAAAAGCATTTTTAAAATTATAAAAATCCATTTTTTATATATCGTTTTCTCTAAACATCATCAAAATCGATAACTACTTTTGGTGTACAAGGATGTGCCACACAGGTTAAAATAAACCCATCTTCTAATTCATCATCAGATAAAATAGAATTTTTAGACATTACAGCTTTTCCTTCAGTAACTTTTGCAATACAACTACTACAAACTCCTCCTTGACAAGAATAAGGAGCATCTAATTTATTACGTAAAGAAGCTGCTAAAATGGTATCTGTTTTTTCCATTGAAAAAGTACTTTCTTCATCATCTAATAAAATAGTGATTTCTGATTTTCCATCAGGATAAGTTACAGGAATTTCGGTTGCTGATGCACTTGCTGTAAATAACTCAAAATGGATTGTTTCTTTATCAAATCCGCTTTCTTGTAAAGTTTCTGACACCAAATTAATCATTTCTTCAGGACCACAAATATAAGTTGCATCAAAAGAAATATCTTTATGAATATCTTTTACAAAATGATTCACATTATTTTTATCTATTCTACCTAATTTACTATCGTTTCTAACTTCTTTACTAAATATATAGTGCAAGTTAAATTGTGATGGATATGCTTCAGATAAAGCATTTAATTCATCATAAAAAATAGTGGTTTCAGCTTTTTTATTACCAAAAACTAACGTAAAAGTTGATGATGCTTCAGTATCTAAAACCGTTTTTATCATTGATAAAACAGGTGTAATTCCACTTCCTGCGGCAAATGCGATATAATTTTTATCCGCTTTTGGCTCAAGAATAAACTTTCCTTCTGGTTCTGAAACTTCTAAAGTTGTATTTTCTTTTAATTTAGTCGTTGCATAGGTTGAAAATATTCCTTTTTCAACAGCTTTAACAGCTACTTTTATTTGGTTACTTTTTGGTGAAGCACATATAGAATAAGCTCTTCGAACTTCTTGACCATTTAAAGTTGCTTTAATAGTAATATATTGTCCTGCGATAAAAGTATATGCTTCTTTTAATTCAGCAGGAACGGTAAATAATATAGAAACAGCATCTGCAGTTTCTTTTATTATCTTTTCAATATTTAATTTATGAAATGTAGACATCTATTCAGTTTAGATCTACAAAAATAAGCAATACTAAGCAAATCATTTGTTAGAGTTTGTATAAAATGATAACCCTAATTTTAAATATCATAAAATCAGGGATTATTTATGTGTTTACATATTATAAATTAAAACAGGTATAACACTATTTAAAAACGATAAAATAACTTAGTATAAAACAGTATAAACATCCGTTTCTTTTTCTTTTATTTTATTTATTGCATCATCGGCATATGATATTGCTGATGCCTGTATTGATAAATTACTATTTATTGAAAAATTAGTGTTGTTTAACTTTAATTGTAAAGCTATAATTTGACGAAGTAACTCTTCGGTTGTAGGAACTTCACAACCAACTGCATTTGCGAAACTTTTAAAAAACAATAACGCATAAAATGATTCTGTTATTCGCCTATCTTTTCCTGAAATAGTTACTTGCTTTCCTTTGTAAATATTTCCTAACATTTCGGTAATACTATTGTTAGGTTTGATACTTATTACACGATTCGATAACCAATCTTTTAAAGATTGAAGATTATCCATTTCTAATCGTTCAGCAACCATTATTTGTTCATTAAAAACCTTTTGAAATAATTGAGAATACGTTTCACTTAAAACGTAAATTTCTTTTGTTATCGCTTTTCCTTTTGAATTAATAAGATCTTGAGAATTATCGCAAATAGCCGCTGCGTTTATTGATAAAATTGGAGAACTTAAAGCTGTTTTAAGCGTATTTCCTCCATCAATAAAAGTAAAATTATCTTCTCTAAATTTAAAGTGCTTATTAAGAAAAGATATTAAATATTTTCGAGTTTCTAAATCATCATAAGCCAAAGGTATTCTCGATTTAAAATCTAATAAATTTACAATAATACCATCGTCTGTAACTTTACTTGTTGCAAAAACAGGCGAATATCCGACCAAACCGACCTTTATATTTTCCTGACCAACTAACCAATTAGCACCTAAATTTCCAGGAATCATTAAAATTGGCGTATTCTTTTTTTGATGATTGATTTTTCAGTTTCACTAAATTGATACATCGTTGAATTTTGAGGAAAACGACAACAATTAAGTATTAAATCAGCTTTTTCTGCAATTTCTTCTAATGATGAAGTAATTTGTATTTTAAGAGGTGTTTTTTTAGGAAAAGAAGTATTATCGGCACTATTAATTATTACTATTTTATCTTTTTTTATAAGCTCTTTATATGCTTCACTTTTTCTATTTTTATGTTTAAAACCGATAACATTTAAACCTGCCTCTTGAAGAATATAAGAGATAGAAGTTCCAATTGTTCCCATTCCTATAATTCCAATAGTCTTTATCTCTGTCATTTTTTAACTAAAGATAAGTATTTCATGTATTTAAATAATAATTACTAATTAAAATTGTTACTCTTTTTTTAAATTACCTTACTAAATACAAGCTTCTTTAATTTTTATTTATTTAGTTTTTTTTAAAAAATATTATTTTTATTGAGTCTAAATAATGCCTATATTTGCACTTAACTTTACAAGTTAGTACCCCACACTATGAAAAATTTATTAATATTAACTTTTTTTTATCGATAAACATATTAGCACAAAAAGTATGTAAATCTCCAAATGAAATTGAAGAAGACTTAAATACTATTAGCATAAGTAAATGTGATATTAAAGAATCTGAAAAAAAGAAAAGTAAAAAATCAAGACAAATTAATGTTGCAGTATCATCAACTAGGAGAAGTTTAAAAAAAAGACAAATATCTAAGAGAACAGGAGCTGGTATTGCTGAAATTAAAACAACCTCTCAAAATACAACTCAAAAATTAGTTCTTGAAAAAGAACCTACTTCAAAAACTAATATCGCAGAAATTAATACTAAATTATCTAAAAAAGAATATAACAATGCTGCTAAATTTAGTAATGTTGATGATATTCCGCTATTCAATTCTTGTAAGAATGTAGAAAAAACAAGACGCTCTTATTGTTTTAATAAAAACATGATAAATTATATTTCTGAACATTTTAAATATCCAAAAAAAACCATTAATTCACCAACAAAAGGAGGTATTTGGGTAAGTTTTGTTATTGATAAAAATGGTGAAGTAAAAAATATTAAAACACTAGTGCATAAATATGGTGATTTATTGAATAAAGAAGCTATTAGAATTGTTTCTAAATTACCTCAATTTATTCCTGCAAAAAAAGATGGAAAACGTATTGCTGTAAAATATGGTTTTCCTATTTCATTAACTTTAGATTAATAATTAAGGTTTAAAAATTCATTTAATTTTCTCAACTAATTGAAACAACGTACGTTAAAAAAAATATTGTTATTTTTTTTTGTAATTTCTAGTATTGCTTTATCTGCACAAATTACTTTAAAAGGAAAAGTTTATGATGAATACTTAGACCCTTTTCCTAATGCAATTATTAATTCACTACAAAGTACTGCAACTACAACTTCAAATATTAATGGTAATTTTACCTTAACTTTAAAGAAAAAACTTCCTTATATCCTCTTAATATCAGCTAAAGGTTACAGAAAAGAAATACTTAAAATTACAGATTTAAAGGAAGAATTAAACATTATTTTAAAAGAAATAAAATAGTTGTTTTAATATTAAAACAACTATTTTTTTCCATCAACAACAATAACAATTTCGCCTTTTGCGGGTTTTGCTGTATAATATGATAACACTTCTTTTACTGTTCCTCTTTTGGTTTCTTCGAATAATTTAGTCAATTCTCTAGAAACTGATATTTGTCTGTCTTCGCCAAAATATTCGCCAAAATGAGCTAATGTTTTTAATAATTTATGAGGACTTTCATAAAAAATCATGGTTCTATTTTCTTCGGATAAAAGTGTTAGACGGGTTTGTCTTCCTTTTTTAACAGGTAAAAATCCTTCGAAAACAAATTTATCATTTGGTAAACCAGAATTTACTAAAGCAGGCACAAAAGCAGTTGCACCAGGCAAACATTCTACATCAATATTTTGTTGGACACAGGCTCTGGTCAATAAAAAACCTGGATCAGAAATTGCTGGAGTTCCAGCATCAGAAATTAAAGCACAAGTTTCACCATTTTTTAATCGATTTAAAACACCATCAACAGATTTGTGTTCGTTATGCATATGATGACTATACATTTGTGTTCCAATTTCAAAATGTTTTAACAATTTTCCACTAGTACGTGTGTCTTCTGCCAAAATAAAATCGACTTCTTTTAAAATTCTAAGTGCTCTTAGCGTAATATCTTCTAAATTCCCGATTGGGGTTGGTACCAAATACAATTTGCTCATACAGCAAAGCTACAACAAAGTTTTTAGTACATTTGCGCTATGCCAAAAAAGCTGTTAAAAAATATTAATTTTCCTTCGGATATAAGGAAATTATCTGCTGATGAATTGCCTTTATTAGCAAAAGAACTACGCGAATTTATTATTGATATTATTGCCACAAAAGAAGGTCATTTAGGCGCAAGTTTAGGCGTTATTGAACTTACTATTGCATTGCATTATTTATTCGATACACCAACCGACCAAT
The Tenacibaculum pacificus DNA segment above includes these coding regions:
- a CDS encoding DUF4286 family protein, encoding MYIYNVTINIDESVHQEWLVWIKDHIPNVLATGNFLSAKLTAVLVEEEMGGATYSVQYTAKTREDLDAYYDNHADELRAASFKKFGDKMLAFRTELKVINEFFPTVINN
- the rsmA gene encoding 16S rRNA (adenine(1518)-N(6)/adenine(1519)-N(6))-dimethyltransferase RsmA, which produces MTVRAKKHLGQHFLTDEDIAKKIADALIGKGYDNVLEIGPGMGVLTKYLLERETKTTVMEIDYDSVAYLKDTFPLEHIKLDTTAKKFEIIEGDFLKKNLKDFFKEKQVAIIGNFPYNISTQIVFKAIEYRDFVPEFAGMFQKEVAKRIAEKEGSKVYGIMSVLTQAFYDVEYLFTVPPTVFNPPPKVDSGVIRLTRKEDYSLPVDEKLFFRVVKTAFNQRRKMLRSSLKSFNISDALKEDPIFTMRPEQLSVQRFIELTDKIAKDGI
- the mgtE gene encoding magnesium transporter, whose translation is MAFEITQDLLSNVAQYIESKNNAALNQLFKEIHHADIAEILDELPFEEAVYIIRLLDSETTSEVLMDVDDDVREKILEQLTAKEIAEEIDELDTDDAADVISELSDKRKKAVMQEIEDEEHAKEIVELLRYSENSAGGLMAKELVKVNENWTISRCEKEMRVQAEEVTRVHSIYVIDDSGKLKGRLSLKDLLMASTKATIAEVYIPKVDFVNVTDEAEDVANIMRKYDLEAIPVVDELGVLVGRITIDDIVDVIKEEADKDYQLAAGITQDVEADDTIWELTRARLPWLFLGLLGGVGAASIMGFFEDAMVDNAILFMFTPLIAAMAGNVGVQSSAIIVQGLANDDVKGSIGNRLLKEISLAMVNGLALAILLFFFIFITEQDIKVATAISISLFVVIIVAGLIGTFIPLFLDKRGIDPAIATGPFITTSNDIFGILIYFGIAKMIIGF
- a CDS encoding LysE family translocator, which codes for MDFYNFKNAFIIGFIMSFMIGPVFFMLIKTSILKGARAAISFDIGVILGDITFMLIAYFGSRSLLEKIKDDPRLFLVGGLILIIYGFITFFDKSNKKEGEITEVQISATNNYGKLMLKGFALNFINVGVLATWLGVVIVVGPTLNMDPTAIFWYFTTILFGYALTDLGKILLAKQLKSKLTPLVIYRIKKGMGVLLIIFGTLIMLKSFIPKDEIDNLLDKITPEKTIKNQ
- a CDS encoding ferredoxin--NADP reductase translates to MSTFHKLNIEKIIKETADAVSILFTVPAELKEAYTFIAGQYITIKATLNGQEVRRAYSICASPKSNQIKVAVKAVEKGIFSTYATTKLKENTTLEVSEPEGKFILEPKADKNYIAFAAGSGITPVLSMIKTVLDTEASSTFTLVFGNKKAETTIFYDELNALSEAYPSQFNLHYIFSKEVRNDSKLGRIDKNNVNHFVKDIHKDISFDATYICGPEEMINLVSETLQESGFDKETIHFELFTASASATEIPVTYPDGKSEITILLDDEESTFSMEKTDTILAASLRNKLDAPYSCQGGVCSSCIAKVTEGKAVMSKNSILSDDELEDGFILTCVAHPCTPKVVIDFDDV
- a CDS encoding NAD(P)-dependent oxidoreductase, translated to MTEIKTIGIIGMGTIGTSISYILQEAGLNVIGFKHKNRKSEAYKELIKKDKIVIINSADNTSFPKKTPLKIQITSSLEEIAEKADLILNCCRFPQNSTMYQFSETEKSIIKKRIRQF
- a CDS encoding energy transducer TonB, with translation MHLTLQVSTPHYEKFININFFLSINILAQKVCKSPNEIEEDLNTISISKCDIKESEKKKSKKSRQINVAVSSTRRSLKKRQISKRTGAGIAEIKTTSQNTTQKLVLEKEPTSKTNIAEINTKLSKKEYNNAAKFSNVDDIPLFNSCKNVEKTRRSYCFNKNMINYISEHFKYPKKTINSPTKGGIWVSFVIDKNGEVKNIKTLVHKYGDLLNKEAIRIVSKLPQFIPAKKDGKRIAVKYGFPISLTLD
- a CDS encoding carboxypeptidase-like regulatory domain-containing protein, which gives rise to MLFFFVISSIALSAQITLKGKVYDEYLDPFPNAIINSLQSTATTTSNINGNFTLTLKKKLPYILLISAKGYRKEILKITDLKEELNIILKEIK
- the rsmI gene encoding 16S rRNA (cytidine(1402)-2'-O)-methyltransferase, which translates into the protein MSKLYLVPTPIGNLEDITLRALRILKEVDFILAEDTRTSGKLLKHFEIGTQMYSHHMHNEHKSVDGVLNRLKNGETCALISDAGTPAISDPGFLLTRACVQQNIDVECLPGATAFVPALVNSGLPNDKFVFEGFLPVKKGRQTRLTLLSEENRTMIFYESPHKLLKTLAHFGEYFGEDRQISVSRELTKLFEETKRGTVKEVLSYYTAKPAKGEIVIVVDGKK